The following coding sequences are from one Hippopotamus amphibius kiboko isolate mHipAmp2 chromosome 9, mHipAmp2.hap2, whole genome shotgun sequence window:
- the LOC130860809 gene encoding ubiquilin-3-like, which produces MAQAREEAGDSRLVSGREPPSRIIRVSVRTPQDCQEFLLAENSSIHHFKKQISKRLHCNTDRLVLIFSGKILRDQDILRQRGILDGTTVHLVVRTHVKGTPPGPSTLPGPTSHCAHCSEPFISESARMLARLGRLARSFPELADFLGQLAQLLMAVPESVGQLLEDPVVQGLASEKPANASHVPESSRPVQKPEPALKVLETLQNPAQQQELLQADKRELEALKVVLGGDDAMRPVCSDIQHLMLSTLAPLVASKGHSPGSESCRGVANPHSRANTTTTVPTTLSPARPLAQEVSAGVIAQSRGVVSNQANSGCRTGLSDLNAGQDLSSQESQQPIGKATPASQLRPSPSALRRALHVLQQNPSLRHQLATGSPLRHHIPLLPILTNPQALQALIQIGKGLQILSREVPGLGPCLWGPDRPHGARRASEARGGGQGHRADPVQTILAVLQLLHALANACSQSTQSSVSSSLLTEGQYQQELEHLKAMGFANHDANLQALVATGGDIHAAVERLLGIPEA; this is translated from the coding sequence ATGGCACAGGCTAGGGAAGAAGCAGGGGACAGTCGGCTGGTGTCTGGTCGGGAGCCACCATCACGCATCATCAGAGTGTCTGTCAGGACCCCGCAAGACTGCCAGGAATTTCTGCTGGCAGAAAATAGCAGCATCCACCACTTTAAGAAACAGATCTCCAAACGTCTTCACTGTAACACTGACAGACTGGTGCTCATCTTCTCTGGAAAGATCCTTCGGGATCAAGACATACTGAGACAGCGCGGCATCCTTGATGGCACTACAGTCCACCTGGTGGTGAGGACCCATGTGAAAGGAACTCCCCCCGGTCCCAGCACTCTGCCAGGCCCCACCAGCCACTGCGCTCATTGTTCTGAACCATTCATCTCGGAGAGTGCTAGGATGCTAGCCAGGCTGGGCCGGCTGGCCCGGAGCTTTCCTGAACTAGCTGACTTCCTTGGCCAATTGGCTCAACTCCTGATGGCTGTGCCGGAGTCCGTGGGGCAGCTCTTAGAAGACCCTGTGGTTCAAGGTCTGGCAAGTGAGAAACCAGCAAATGCCAGCCATGTTCCTGAATCCTCAAGGCCAGTACAGAAACCCGAGCCAGCTCTTAAGGTTCTGGAAACCTTGCAGAACCCTGCCCAGCAACAGGAGCTCCTGCAGGCAGACAAGCGGGAGCTGGAGGCCTTGAAGGTAGTGCTAGGTGGTGACGATGCTATGCGACCGGTCTGCTCTGATATCCAGCACCTCATGCTCTCCACTCTGGCCCCTTTGGTTGCCTCTAAAGGCCACAGTCCAGGTTCAGAGTCTTGCAGAGGAGTGGCTAATCCTCACAGCAGGGCTAACACCACCACCACAGTGCCCACAACCCTCTCACCTGCCAGGCCATTGGCACAGGAAGTCAGTGCAGGAGTAATTGCCCAGTCCAGAGGCGTGGTTTCAAACCAGGCCAATTCAGGGTGCAGGACTGGACTGTCAGACTTAAACGCAGGCCAGGATCTTTCCTCCCAGGAGAGTCAGCAGCCCATAGGCAAAGCCACTCCAGCCAGTCAGCTGAGACCGTCACCCTCTGCCTTGCGTAGAGCCTTACATGTCCTGCAGCAGAATCCATCTCTGCGACACCAGCTGGCAACAGGCAGCCCCCTGCGACATCATATACCACTCCTTCCCATACTCACCAACCCACAGGCACTGCAGGCATTGATACAGATAGGAAAGGGCCTGCAGATACTGTCCAGGGAGGTGCCTGGGTTGGGACCTTGTCTTTGGGGTCCAGATAGACCACATGGGGCTAGAAGAGCTTCTGAAGCTAGGGGTGGAGGACAGGGTCACAGAGCAGACCCTGTGCAAACTATCTTGGCCGTTCTTCAGCTCCTCCATGCTCTGGCCAATGCCTGCTCCCAGTCTACGCagtcctcagtgtcctcatccctCCTCACTGAAGGCCAATACCAGCAAGAACTGGAGCATCTGAAGGCCATGGGGTTTGCTAATCACGATGCCAATCTTCAGGCCCTCGTGGCCACAGGTGGAGACATCCATGCCGCTGTTGAGAGGCTGCTGGGAATCCCGGAGGCCTAG
- the LOC130861510 gene encoding olfactory receptor 52D1: protein MPASNISDDSLPVTLLLTGIPGLERAHIWIAIPFCVMYLVALAGNATLILVIVTDSALHAPMYLFLCLLSLTDLALSSTTVPKTLAILWFQAGEISFGGCLTQMFCVHSIYALESSVLVAMAFDRYMAICNPLRYTTILNHTVIGRIGLIGILRSVAIVSPFIFLLRRLPYCQHRVMTHTYCEHMGVARLACANITVNVVYGLTVALLAMGLDSILIAISYGFILHAVFSLPSRDAQHKALNTCGSHLGVILVFYIPAFFSFLTHRFGQHRVPKHVHIFLANLYVLVPPVLNPIIYGARTKEIRSRLPRLLYLGKISI, encoded by the coding sequence ATGCCAGCTTCCAACATCAGCGATGACAGTCTCCCAGTCACTCTCCTTCTGACGGGGATTCCAGGGCTGGAGCGGGCCCACATCTGGATCGCCATCCCCTTTTGTGTCATGTATCTGGTAGCACTGGCTGGGAATGCCACCCTCATCCTGGTCATAGTGACAGACAGTGCCCTTCATGCACCCATGTACCTCTTCCTTTGCCTCCTCTCACTCACCGACCTGGCTCTCAGCTCCACCACTGTGCCCAAGACTTTGGCCATCTTGTGGTTCCAAGCTGGTGAGATTTCCTTTGGGGGATGCCTGACCCAGATGTTTTGTGTCCATTCTATCTACGCCCTAGAGTCCTCAGTTCTTGTTGCCATGGCCTTTGATCGATACATGGCTATCTGCAACCCACTGAGATACACAACCATCCTCAACCACACTGTCATAGGCAGAATCGGCCTCATTGGGATACTGCGTAGTGTGGCCATTGTCTCCCCCTTCATCTTCTTGCTGAGGCGGCTGCCCTACTGTCAGCACCGTGTCATGACACACACTTACTGTGAGCACATGGGCGTtgctcgactggcctgtgccaaCATCACCGTCAATGTTGTCTATGGGCTGACTGTGGCCCTTCTGGCCATGGGTCTGGATTCTATTCTCATTGCCATTTCCTATGGCTTTATCCTCCATGCTGTCTTTAGTCTTCCATCCCGTGATGCCCAGCACAAGGCACTGAATACCTGTGGCTCCCACCTCGGGGTAATCCTGGTCTTCTACATTCctgccttcttctccttcctcacccACCGTTTTGGCCAACACCGAGTCCCCAAGCACGTGCACATCTTTCTGGCTAATCTCTATGTTCTGGTGCCTCCTGTGCTCAACCCGATCATCTATGGGGCTAGGACTAAGGAGATTCGGAGTCGACTTCCAAGACTACTTTACTTGGGGAAAATTTCAATATGA
- the LOC130860810 gene encoding olfactory receptor 52D1-like, with product MEREKEEKINKKAEEQLQRTALARPRCFIHFELIFVYSLREGSNFSLLHVTTLLLTGVPGLEWAHIWIAIPFCVMYLVALAGNATLILVIVTDSTLHAPMYLFLCLLSLTDLALSSTTVPKTLAILWFQAGEISFGGCLTQMFCVHSIYALESSVLVAMAFDRYMAICNPLRYTTILNHTVIGRIGLVGIFRSIAVVSPLIFLLRRLPYCGHYVLAHTYCEHMGIARLACANITVNVVYGLTVALLAVGLDSILIAISYGFILHAVFCLPSQDARHKALSTCGSHLGVILVFYIPAFFSFLTHRFGQHRVPKHVHIFLANLYVLVPPVLNPIIYGARTKEIRSRLLRLPPLWNVSA from the exons atggagagggagaaggaagagaagataaATAAGAAGGCAGAAGAACAGCTGCAGAGAACTGCCCTGGCCAGACCCAG atgttttatccattttgagttaatttttgtatatagtttgAGAGAGGGGTCTAATTTCAGTCTTTTGCATGTGA CCACTCTCCTCCTGACAGGGGTCCCGGGGCTGGAGTGGGCCCACATCTGGATCGCCATCCCCTTTTGTGTCATGTATCTGGTAGCACTGGCTGGGAATGCCACCCTCATCCTGGTCATAGTGACAGACAGTACCCTTCATGCACCCATGTACCTCTTCCTTTGCCTCCTCTCACTCACCGACCTGGCTCTCAGCTCCACCACTGTGCCCAAGACTTTGGCCATCTTGTGGTTCCAAGCTGGTGAGATTTCCTTTGGGGGATGCCTGACCCAGATGTTTTGTGTCCATTCTATCTACGCCCTAGAGTCCTCAGTTCTTGTTGCCATGGCCTTTGATCGATACATGGCTATCTGCAACCCACTGAGATACACAACCATCCTCAACCACACTGTCATAGGCAGAATCGGCCTTGTGGGTATATTCAGGAGCATAGCCGTTGTCTCCCCTCTCATCTTCTTGCTGAGGCGGCTCCCATATTGTGGTCACTATGTCTTGGCACACACATACTGTGAGCACATGGGCATtgctcgactggcctgtgccaaCATCACTGTCAATGTTGTCTATGGGCTGACTGTGGCCCTTCTGGCTGTGGGTCTGGATTCCATCCTCATTGCTATTTCCTATGGCTTTATCCTCCATGCTGTCTTCTGCCTTCCATCTCAAGATGCCAGGCACAAGGCTCTGAGTACATGCGGCTCCCACCTTGGAGTCATCCTGGTCTTTTACATTCctgccttcttctccttcctcacccACCGTTTTGGCCAACACCGAGTCCCCAAGCACGTGCACATCTTTCTGGCTAATCTCTATGTTCTGGTGCCTCCTGTGCTCAACCCGATCATCTATGGGGCTAGGACCAAGGAGATTCGGAGTCGACTTCTAAGACTGCCTCCCTTGTGGAATGTCTCAGCATGA
- the LOC130861571 gene encoding olfactory receptor 51I2-like, with product MGGNPHNSSELPTFTLTGLPGLETSQHWMFLLLGALYIVSIVGNALILFIVKEEQRLHQPMYYFLSLLSVNDLGVSFSTLPTVLATFCFHLRKVSFDSCMAQMFLIHLFSFMESGILLVMSFDRYVAICNPLRYTILLTDARVVCMGLSVIIRSFCMVFPLPLLLKRLPFCKANVLSHAYCLHPDLIHLPCGDITINNIFGLFIVISTFGLDSALILLSYVLILRSVVAIASREERLKTLNTCVSHMCAVLIFYVPMVGVSLAARYGRHTPQYVHTLLSLIYLFVPPMLNPVIYSIKTKEIRWRLGRMLVGTKF from the coding sequence ATGGGAGGCAACCCCCACAACAGCTCAGAGTTGCCAACTTTCACCCTGACAGGGCTCCCAGGGCTGGAGACTTCCCAGCACTGGATGTTTTTGCTCCTCGGGGCCCTCTACATTGTCTCCATTGTGGGCAACGCCCTTATCCTTTTCATAGTCAAGGAGGAGCAACGCTTGCATCAGCCTATGTACTACTTCCTGTCCCTGCTCTCAGTTAACGATCTAGGTGTGTCTTTCTCCACACTGCCCACTGTGCTAGCCACATTTTGCTTTCACTTAAGGAAGGTCAGCTTTGATTCTTGCATGGCTCAAATGTTCCTCATCCACCTCTTCTCTTTCATGGAGTCTGGGATCCTGCTGGTTATGAGctttgaccgctatgtggccatctgtaacccACTGCGCTATACCATCCTGCTCACAGATGCCCGTGTTGTCTGCATGGGCTTGTCTGTCATCATCCGCAGCTTCTGCATGGTCTTCCCACTGCCTCTCCTTCTGAAGAGGTTGCCCTTCTGCAAGGCCAATGTACTGTCCCATGCCTACTGCCTGCATCCAGATCTGATCCACCTTCCCTGTGGTGACATTACCATCAATAATATTTTTGGTCTCTTCATTGTCATCTCTACCTTTGGCCTGGACTCTGCACTCATTCTCCTGTCCTATGTGCTCATACTGCGCTCTGTAGTCGCCATTGCATCCCGGGAGGAACGGTTAAAGACACTCAACACGTGTGTGTCACACATGTGTGCTGTGCTCATCTTCTATGTGCCCATGGTTGGTGTGTCCCTGGCTGCTCGCTATGGGAGGCATACCCCACAGTATGTGCACACACTCCTGTCcctcatttatctttttgtgCCTCCAATGCTCAACCCTGTCATCTATTCCATCAAAACCAAAGAGATTCGATGGA